A stretch of DNA from Roseovarius sp. W115:
CAAGCTGACGACCCATGGGCCGACGCGCGCGGTGGCTTTGCAACGGCTTGACGCGGCTTTGGCGCACACACAAGTGGCTGGTACGGTGACCAATCTGGCCTTTCTGGGGGCATTGAGCCGCCACGCTGGGTTTGCTGCTGGAGACGTGGATACAGGATTGATTGCACGGGACCTGGACAGCCTTGTGGACATGGAGGACGCCACTCCAAAAGATATTGCGCTGGCCGTTCTTGCTGCCGCGGGTTTGCTGGAGGTGCAGGATACTGCAACCGGCTTTACCCTATGGCAGCCACTCAATCGGCAGATCATCCTGCGCCATGGCGAGAAAGAGATCACTGCGACACTGCGCAGCCTGTCATACGTGGCCCATGACATAGAGGTGGATGGTGAGACAATCGAAGCACGTTGCCATGGCGGGTGCTGGATGCTGAGTGGTGCGGTCGCCCCACCGGTGGTGGTCACGGGTGATTTGATCACGGTTTTTGCACAATACGGGCTGGCGTTTCACCGTGTCGACCCGCTTGACCGAGACATGCAGGCGGTGGGGCACGCAAGTCTGATTGAGGCCCCCATGCCGGGGCTATTGAAGGCGCTTTTCGCCAAGGCCGGACAGGCGGTGCAGACGGGTGACCGGCTTGCGGTGCTGGAGGCGATGAAGATGGAGCACAGCCTGTCGGCCCCGCGAGATGGGGTTGTGGCCGAGGTACTGGCCAGCGAAGGTGCACAGGTTGAAGCTGGTGCGGCCTTGATCCGGCTGGCCGATGAGGATGAGGCTGCGGCCTGAGGGATCACTATGGCGGAGTTTGTCGAAATCTTTGAGGTTGGGCCACGGGACGGGTTGCAGAACGAGCCGGGCGAGATCGCCGTGGCCGAGAAAGTCGCACTGGTCGATTGCCTGAGCCGGGCCGGGTTTCGGCGGATCGAGGTGGCCAGCTTCGTCAGCCCCAAATGGGTGCCGCAGATGGCGGGCTCGGGTGAGGTTCTGGCCGGGATCACGCGTGTGCCGAGTGTGTCCTATGCGGCGCTCACGCCCAATATGCGCGGCTTTGAGGATGCGATGGCGGCAGGGGCCGATGAGGTGGCGATCTTTGCGTCGGCCTCCGAAGGGTTTTCCAAGGCCAATATCAACGCCACCATAGCTGAGAGTCTGGAGCGGTTTGCCCCTGTGGCCGAGGCGGCGCACGCGGCGGGTGTGCCGGTGCGCGGGTATGTGTCTTGTGTCAGCGAGTGCCCCTATGACGGGCCGGTTGCACCCTCCGAGGTGGTGCGCGTGGTCACAGCACTGCGCGAGATGGGGTGCTATGAGGTCTCGTTGGGCGACACGATTGGCCGCGCGACCCCTGAACGGATTGATGCGATGCTGGCCGAAGTGATTAAAGCCGTGCCTGCTGCACAACTGGCAGGACATTTCCACGACACGTCGGGACGGGCGGTGGAAAATGTTGAAGTGGCCCTTGGCCATGGCCTGCGGGTGTTTGATGCGGCTGTCGGTGGTCTGGGCGGGTGCCCCTATGCGCCCGGCGCTGCGGGGAATGTGGCGACCGAGACGGTGCATGACCGGCTGGTTGCGCTGGGGTATGAGACCGGGCTGGACCGTGAGGTTCTGACCAAGGCGGCCCGGATGGCGCAAACCATGCGCGGCGGAGCAATCGCATGAAAGCACTTTATCGCGGGGCAGAGCGGCTGATGGCGATGGATGACGCCACATGGGCGCGCCATGCCAATCCGATGTCGGCCTATACCCGGTTTACCGTGCTGCCGCTCTTGGTTTTGGCCATCTGGAGTCGCGTCTGGCTGGGCTGGTGGGCCATTCTGCCGACCGCGCTGGTCCTGCTCTGGGCGTGGATCAATCCGCGGGCCTTTCCGCCGCCGGACAATCTGGACAACTGGGCCTCGCGTGGCGTGTTGGGCGAACGGGTGTTCCTGAACCGGCGAGACGA
This window harbors:
- a CDS encoding hydroxymethylglutaryl-CoA lyase: MAEFVEIFEVGPRDGLQNEPGEIAVAEKVALVDCLSRAGFRRIEVASFVSPKWVPQMAGSGEVLAGITRVPSVSYAALTPNMRGFEDAMAAGADEVAIFASASEGFSKANINATIAESLERFAPVAEAAHAAGVPVRGYVSCVSECPYDGPVAPSEVVRVVTALREMGCYEVSLGDTIGRATPERIDAMLAEVIKAVPAAQLAGHFHDTSGRAVENVEVALGHGLRVFDAAVGGLGGCPYAPGAAGNVATETVHDRLVALGYETGLDREVLTKAARMAQTMRGGAIA
- a CDS encoding DUF6653 family protein; translation: MKALYRGAERLMAMDDATWARHANPMSAYTRFTVLPLLVLAIWSRVWLGWWAILPTALVLLWAWINPRAFPPPDNLDNWASRGVLGERVFLNRRDEVAAHHRAWADGLAWASLPGVIVLVIGLIWLEPWWTNFGMVLAVGPKVWFVDRMVWLYGDWCREHGKELGDV